The genomic stretch aacctaaacctaaaccctaaacctaaacctaaacctaaacctaaacctaaaacctaaacctaaacctaaacctaaacctaaacctaaaccctaaacctaaaccctaagACGCATAAAAACCGCCAACAGCTTAAAACCGCTAGCAAAATTTTAACAAATCactaaatattttctcgaatttttattgaaatcaTGAGTAGCACAAGTAGAAATCCCGGACCTGGAGGAGAAATAAGGCCGATCCCTAGTTTCCCAATGTTTGATGAAGAGCGTGGTAATAGAGAATTCCTTGTGGTCACtatagaaaaagaaatggaaATAAGTGTTCCTTTCCTAGCTAACTATGAGACTGCAGTTGATGCTGGTAAATTTAAGAGATTGATTGCATATGAACACAAAGCAGATATGTACCATATAGTTAAAATCGAAAATCAAACTTCTGATGTTCagatttttaatgaaaatggaaaactaaaatttgtttttagTACACATGTATTTGGGATTAATACAGAAAAAATCCTCGAAAAAATGTCTGGATATCAAGATGACTTGAATAAAGTAGTTGTAGAAGAATTTCCTTTTGAAAACATTCCAAATAAACCACAATATTACAACCGTGGATACAAAATTCTTATACCTGAAAACTTTGATGTTTTCCGTGATCAACAATACATAGAAGTTACTGGGCAAGATGGTGTTGAATTTAAAggtattttttctttggaTCAACCTGAACTTAAATTACCCACTGAACATACTGGTGACACCTATGAATTTTACACTACTTCCGGAACCTATGCAGTATTTAGGGGATATGAAAATAAGCGTATATATGCTATTCCTGTTCTTGAAAAGGTGAAATGCTACGTAGATACCAACTATGGCAGAGTGAGAATGGCAAATGTGTGTAATTTGACTTTCAATGTTAATTATGGTATATTATCTGTTGGAGaaatggaaataaataCGGTTAATATTTGTGGAAAGCGTGCCATCATTGGTAATACTATTGAAgaagtaattaatattggaatttcCAGACTTAATGAAGGTTCTGATTGAGATTAATAAGATGAACCCTTTTTTCGTATATTTGCTGATATCATATAAAGAACATCGCTTATCTAACAAATTATTGTGTTCTGGATACAATCTGAAAACTTGTATtgatttgataataaataatcttACATTCatatgattattttttatcaaaCTATTATATTGAACTTTCAACGTtgtaaaaaagaatttgttGTAATTGAAACTTAGTATTGTTTGTGTTAAAATTGAATCTGTATTTAGTCCTTTTTAGGCTTTTCCAGGCAAGTTATTCTTCATCTTTGTCGGTTGATATTCAAATTGTAGTAGTTAATTTAGTTCTGATACTTTTAATAACCCAGCCGCAAATAACCAATATATAACTACTGAATTGAATGATACATAAAGAAATGATCAATtccattaaaattattctttgaGCCATGCAATGTGGAAATTTAACTctcaatttaataaaaatggtGCCAGAAATACCATTTATTACTTCAAAACTAAATAGTcaattgttttttttataattaaaattatttaaacctaaatatttattcaatttcaaacttttaaactctttaaaatatttgaatcttaattcttcaattaatatttaaatttactAATGCTtgaattcttatttatcTAAAGTAAGAATGTACTTAGCCATTAgcattatattttaatgagaaataaaatatacCATATAATGACATATTTAAGTAAATAAAgcataatattaaaaaaattatgattttaatattcatatgagaaaatataaagatttctaaataattgcataatgaaataaatcaaCTCAAGtgaaatttatataaatattaacttaAAAAGTTTTAGAAAAATATGGAGGTTAATTGATATCTTTTGGCTCATTTCAGATTTAAAATTGTGATTTATGTTTCAacaaaatttttgaataaatttactCTCTTATAGTGCTAAAAAATGTATCAATGTAATGCTTTACcaaaaagtaattaatCTAATTTTACAAACTAATTCTATAAAATCAATTCGATTTTAAAAACATGTTTTTggaatcaaataataaaatttaataaatttgaaaaattaaacatataataaataactttaaaataaattgaacAAAACTGTTCTAATTAAatgaaacaaaaattttaataaagaaaatatactaataaaattcttaaaGGATTTATAAGATAATCCTAGTGAATAATTCATCATAAATAAacatatttgaaaataatactataataagttcttttttacttggttttttttaaaaagagaaataCCTAATgcaatataataaattaaaaattcatatatttttaatgatttatgTAAAAATCTATAGTTTTGAATTACTACAAGGATCCacttaaaataaaatccATTCTCAAGAAcaattaatcaattttatGATTAATTTACACTTTCAAaacatttatttaaaaaataagtataattcatattaatgtagtaaattctttaaactaagtaattcaagattttcccaattttaaatttcattttcaagtttaaataataatggaaaaaaaattatcttccttaataatataaataagctaaaatatcaaaacaaaataactttttgaGTAAAAAATATCTTAAATCTAAAATATATAGCTAAATCATTACTCTGATCCATTTATTTTgcaaacaaaaattataaaaagcaaaattaaaattaaaaatttccaagaatattattcaaatatattatttaagcCAACCTCTTcagcaataataattataatttgaaaaaataatttatttatacaTAATTTTACtgataaaataaaaatatttttaagttcatattttaaaattatgtTTTTGAATTACAATTTTCAAAGACTTTCATTTAACTAATTAATCAATgagatttttattttaagcCACTCTACAAAGTCAAATAATCTAAAAACATgacaatttaataataattgtatttatttaaaaacaagaagagaaaatttcgagaaaaaagaaattattatattttaatatacaaaaattaGTCATActtaaagttaaaaatctattta from Cryptosporidium parvum Iowa II chromosome 8, whole genome shotgun sequence encodes the following:
- a CDS encoding hypothetical protein (with paralogs in cryptosporidium), with the translated sequence MSSTSRNPGPGGEIRPIPSFPMFDEERGNREFLVVTIEKEMEISVPFLANYETAVDAGKFKRLIAYEHKADMYHIVKIENQTSDVQIFNENGKLKFVFSTHVFGINTEKILEKMSGYQDDLNKVVVEEFPFENIPNKPQYYNRGYKILIPENFDVFRDQQYIEVTGQDGVEFKGIFSLDQPELKLPTEHTGDTYEFYTTSGTYAVFRGYENKRIYAIPVLEKVKCYVDTNYGRVRMANVCNLTFNVNYGILSVGEMEINTVNICGKRAIIGNTIEEVINIGISRLNEGSD